The following are from one region of the Aequoribacter fuscus genome:
- a CDS encoding pentapeptide repeat-containing protein — protein sequence MSKPEIKPDPLYQMLRQEDVKAFNEARDTLSTSELKSGDYRGRDLRNMNADGLDFSDAYFRNADLSGIDFRNTNLEGASILDAKLSGTYFPDELSPEEIRLSLDTGTRLRYRRQLT from the coding sequence GTGAGCAAACCAGAAATTAAACCCGATCCTCTTTATCAAATGCTGCGCCAAGAAGACGTTAAAGCGTTTAATGAAGCGCGAGATACTCTTAGCACCAGCGAACTTAAAAGCGGCGATTACCGTGGTCGAGATTTGCGCAACATGAATGCCGACGGCTTAGATTTCAGCGACGCCTACTTCCGCAACGCCGATCTGTCCGGTATCGACTTTCGCAACACGAATTTAGAGGGAGCAAGCATCCTAGACGCCAAACTCTCGGGCACCTACTTCCCAGACGAATTAAGCCCCGAAGAGATACGTCTGTCTCTGGATACAGGCACGCGCCTGCGCTATCGTCGCCAGCTTACCTAA
- the accB gene encoding acetyl-CoA carboxylase biotin carboxyl carrier protein gives MDIRKVKKLVELLEESNIDEIEIHEGDDSVRIRRSAPAGNVSVASVPTYAPPAPAAAAPAAPVAEAPKEAAVEGHAVKSPMVGTYYAAPSPTSAPFIKVGQNVNAGDVICIVEAMKMMNQIEADKSGKIGAILVENGEAVEFDQPLITII, from the coding sequence ATGGATATCCGCAAGGTCAAAAAATTGGTTGAGCTTCTCGAAGAGTCAAATATCGACGAAATCGAGATTCATGAAGGCGATGATTCTGTCCGTATTCGCCGCAGCGCACCCGCAGGCAATGTTTCGGTTGCCTCTGTACCGACCTACGCACCTCCCGCTCCGGCGGCCGCTGCACCTGCGGCGCCAGTGGCAGAAGCACCCAAAGAAGCTGCGGTAGAGGGTCATGCCGTTAAATCACCGATGGTCGGCACGTACTATGCTGCGCCCTCACCAACATCCGCACCTTTCATCAAGGTCGGCCAAAACGTTAACGCCGGCGACGTCATCTGTATCGTCGAAGCCATGAAGATGATGAACCAAATTGAAGCAGACAAATCCGGCAAAATTGGCGCTATCTTGGTCGAAAACGGCGAAGCTGTTGAGTTCGACCAGCCTCTGATCACGATTATTTGA
- a CDS encoding DUF2333 family protein: MALQQLKNRIKTWLPTGAVGLAGPLGGLLAVYILLVAGLGIYWSRAPAPFDVQAIIAESSSRPATGVATTLTAIQLGESLLSKPGGFLRNDIAPPGVLLDNIPNWEYGVLIQLRDLTRAMREVMSRSQSQSREDPDLALAEPRFNFQANSWMLPSSESQYEEGLAYLRAYLARLQDPEAKEAQFYARADNLRHWLAAVDIRLGSLSQRLSASVGQRRVNTDLAGDGAATQSTPVPAELEVKTPWAEIDDVFYEARGTAWALLHILRAIEVDFADVLAKKNATVSVRQIIRELEATQENVWSPMILNGSGFGLWANHSLVMASYLTRANAAIVDLRDLLAQG; encoded by the coding sequence ATGGCGCTGCAGCAACTGAAAAACCGAATTAAGACGTGGTTGCCCACCGGCGCTGTGGGCCTGGCTGGCCCCTTGGGAGGTTTGCTCGCGGTTTATATTTTACTGGTGGCGGGGCTTGGAATTTATTGGTCGCGCGCGCCTGCACCTTTCGACGTTCAAGCCATTATCGCGGAGTCTTCATCCCGTCCGGCGACGGGTGTTGCCACAACATTAACTGCCATTCAGCTGGGCGAAAGTCTGTTATCGAAGCCGGGGGGCTTTTTGCGCAATGACATCGCGCCACCTGGAGTTTTGTTGGATAACATCCCCAACTGGGAATACGGCGTTTTAATTCAGCTGCGTGATTTGACTCGGGCGATGCGAGAGGTGATGTCTCGATCGCAATCACAATCACGCGAAGACCCCGATTTGGCTTTGGCGGAGCCTCGCTTTAACTTTCAGGCTAATTCTTGGATGTTGCCAAGTTCCGAATCCCAGTACGAGGAAGGCTTGGCGTATTTGCGTGCGTACTTGGCGCGTTTGCAAGACCCTGAGGCAAAAGAGGCGCAGTTTTACGCCAGAGCCGACAATCTTCGACATTGGCTGGCAGCGGTAGATATTCGGCTGGGCAGCCTGTCGCAGCGCTTGAGCGCCAGTGTGGGGCAGCGGCGTGTGAATACCGATTTGGCTGGCGATGGCGCCGCAACTCAGTCCACGCCGGTACCGGCCGAGCTAGAAGTTAAAACACCGTGGGCTGAAATTGACGATGTGTTTTATGAGGCGCGGGGTACCGCCTGGGCCTTGTTGCACATTCTGCGTGCTATCGAGGTGGACTTTGCGGATGTGTTGGCCAAAAAGAACGCTACTGTGAGTGTCCGACAAATTATCAGAGAACTCGAGGCCACGCAGGAAAACGTATGGAGCCCCATGATATTGAACGGCAGTGGCTTTGGTCTGTGGGCTAATCACTCATTGGTCATGGCGAGCTACTTAACCCGAGCCAATGCTGCCATTGTCGATCTCAGAGATTTGCTAGCCCAGGGTTAG
- the accC gene encoding acetyl-CoA carboxylase biotin carboxylase subunit — MRTIEKVLIANRGEIALRVLRACKELGIKTVAVHSTADRDLMHVRLADEAVCIGPAASAQSYLNIPAIISAAEVTNADAIHPGYGFLAENADFAEQVERSGFIFIGPTADTIRLMGDKVSAIEAMKKAGVPTVPGSDGPLTADADRTLEIARRIGYPVIVKAAAGGGGRGMRVVHNEAALLSSVQVTQSEAAAAFGSDVVYIEKYLQRPRHVEIQVLADGQGGVVHLGDRDCSLQRRHQKVIEEAPAPGIPDELRQAVGESCVNACKTIGYRGAGTFEFLYEDGGFYFIEMNTRVQVEHPVTEMITGVDIVREQIRVAGGEALGFEQDDITFTGHAMECRINAEDPQTFLPSPGKIKRFHAPGGIGVRVDSHIYDGYTVPPFYDSLIAKVITHGHDRATAMKRMQRALDELVVEGIRTNAALHRNLVRDTSFLAGGVSIHYLEGLLED; from the coding sequence ATGCGAACCATAGAAAAAGTCCTGATCGCGAATCGCGGCGAGATCGCCTTGCGCGTGCTTAGAGCCTGTAAGGAACTGGGCATCAAAACGGTGGCCGTACACTCGACTGCGGACCGCGACCTCATGCATGTGCGTTTAGCAGACGAAGCTGTCTGCATCGGTCCCGCAGCCTCAGCGCAAAGCTACCTAAACATACCGGCGATTATCAGCGCAGCCGAAGTCACCAATGCCGACGCTATTCACCCCGGCTACGGTTTTTTGGCTGAGAACGCCGACTTTGCGGAGCAAGTCGAGCGCAGCGGCTTTATTTTTATTGGCCCCACCGCCGATACCATCCGCCTAATGGGCGACAAAGTATCGGCCATCGAGGCTATGAAGAAAGCCGGCGTCCCCACGGTGCCCGGCTCGGACGGTCCCTTGACTGCCGATGCCGATCGAACCCTCGAAATTGCGCGTCGCATTGGCTATCCGGTGATTGTTAAAGCCGCGGCTGGCGGCGGCGGCCGGGGAATGCGCGTCGTCCACAACGAGGCAGCACTGCTGTCCTCGGTGCAGGTCACACAGTCAGAAGCCGCGGCGGCTTTTGGCAGTGATGTCGTCTATATCGAGAAATATCTGCAGCGTCCGCGACACGTCGAAATTCAAGTATTGGCTGACGGGCAAGGCGGCGTTGTTCACTTGGGCGACCGCGATTGCTCACTCCAACGTCGACACCAGAAAGTGATCGAGGAAGCGCCTGCACCCGGCATTCCCGATGAGCTGCGTCAAGCCGTAGGCGAGAGCTGCGTCAATGCGTGTAAGACCATCGGCTACCGCGGCGCAGGTACTTTCGAGTTCTTGTACGAAGACGGTGGGTTTTACTTTATCGAAATGAACACCCGAGTGCAGGTAGAGCACCCTGTCACCGAAATGATTACCGGTGTCGACATCGTACGCGAGCAAATTCGCGTCGCGGGAGGTGAAGCCCTCGGCTTCGAGCAAGACGATATCACCTTTACCGGACACGCCATGGAGTGTCGAATCAACGCGGAAGACCCTCAAACGTTCCTGCCCTCGCCAGGCAAGATCAAGCGCTTCCATGCGCCGGGCGGTATCGGCGTGCGTGTTGACTCCCACATTTACGACGGCTACACCGTGCCCCCGTTTTACGATTCACTCATTGCCAAAGTCATTACTCACGGACACGATCGCGCTACCGCTATGAAACGCATGCAGCGCGCGCTGGATGAGTTGGTTGTAGAAGGCATACGGACTAACGCAGCTCTGCATCGCAACCTTGTTAGAGATACCTCGTTCTTAGCCGGCGGTGTAAGCATTCACTATCTCGAAGGCCTCCTGGAAGACTGA
- a CDS encoding helix-turn-helix domain-containing protein, with protein sequence MSLRNAVTASLDTYFEQMDGQLPSDLYTMVINEVEGPLLAYVMEQVNHNQCKAAEMLGLNRGTLRKKLKFHQLID encoded by the coding sequence ATGAGCCTACGCAACGCTGTAACAGCAAGCTTAGACACCTATTTCGAACAAATGGATGGCCAACTGCCCAGCGACCTATACACCATGGTCATTAACGAGGTAGAAGGCCCTTTGTTGGCCTACGTGATGGAGCAGGTCAATCATAACCAGTGCAAAGCAGCCGAGATGCTGGGCTTAAACCGCGGCACCTTGCGCAAAAAACTCAAATTCCACCAACTCATCGACTAA
- the aroQ gene encoding type II 3-dehydroquinate dehydratase, with translation MATIWVIHGPNLNLLGQREPEVYGHSTLDDINGQLQLIALQEGAQISCYQSNAEHELIDKIHSARAANVDVIVINPGALTHTSVALRDALTGVAIPFIETHLSNVHAREPFRKHSYLSDVAIGVICGFGVKSYELALTAAIEHTKQH, from the coding sequence ATGGCGACAATTTGGGTAATACATGGCCCCAATCTCAACTTACTTGGCCAACGCGAGCCCGAAGTCTATGGCCACAGCACGCTAGACGACATCAATGGGCAACTTCAACTCATTGCCCTGCAAGAAGGTGCACAAATTAGCTGCTATCAAAGCAACGCTGAGCACGAACTCATCGACAAAATTCATTCTGCACGCGCGGCTAATGTCGATGTGATTGTGATTAATCCCGGTGCGTTGACCCATACGAGCGTAGCCTTACGCGATGCACTTACCGGTGTCGCCATTCCATTTATTGAAACGCATTTATCGAACGTACACGCTCGAGAACCCTTCAGAAAACACTCGTATTTATCGGATGTCGCCATCGGCGTTATTTGTGGCTTTGGAGTTAAAAGTTACGAACTGGCGCTAACAGCGGCGATCGAGCACACAAAACAACATTAA
- a CDS encoding adenosine kinase gives MKQYTIFGIGAALVDTEIKVTDQDLNTMQVEKGLMTLVDEARQDELIAHLQDHLTTAEHASGGSAANSVIAAALLGSPTYFACKVAHDEYGDIYLGDLAAAGVAFDESVARGIGTTGKCLVMITPDAERSMNTFLGISAALSLDQLNTKALCASEWLYLEAYQAPSPTGMKACLRARDIAKQNEVKIAVSFSDPGMVEFFRSQIDALVGDGVDLIFCNTQEALTYAKTESLDVAIEMLKHKAGQFVITRGAEGALAYDGSELIEIPAHQVHAIDSNGAGDMFAGAFLYALTRGEDFATSGRFGSLAAGTIVSQYGPRLSADTCQHLRQSFFGN, from the coding sequence ATGAAGCAATACACCATCTTCGGGATCGGTGCGGCACTTGTCGACACTGAAATTAAAGTCACCGATCAAGACCTTAACACCATGCAGGTCGAAAAGGGCTTAATGACCTTAGTCGACGAAGCCCGTCAAGATGAGCTAATTGCCCACCTACAAGATCACCTAACCACCGCCGAACACGCCAGTGGTGGTAGTGCTGCCAACTCGGTGATTGCGGCGGCCCTACTGGGTAGCCCAACGTACTTTGCCTGCAAAGTGGCGCACGATGAGTACGGTGACATCTATCTCGGCGATTTGGCAGCAGCAGGTGTAGCCTTTGACGAATCCGTTGCGCGAGGTATTGGCACTACGGGTAAATGTTTGGTCATGATTACCCCCGATGCGGAACGCAGCATGAATACCTTTTTGGGCATCAGTGCGGCCTTGTCGCTCGACCAACTCAATACCAAAGCTTTGTGTGCGAGCGAGTGGCTTTATCTAGAAGCCTATCAAGCGCCCTCACCAACCGGCATGAAAGCCTGTCTGCGCGCCCGCGATATCGCCAAACAGAACGAGGTAAAAATCGCGGTCAGCTTTTCGGATCCCGGCATGGTCGAATTTTTTCGATCGCAAATCGATGCCTTGGTCGGCGATGGCGTTGATTTAATCTTCTGCAATACTCAAGAAGCCCTGACCTATGCCAAAACTGAATCCCTAGACGTCGCGATCGAGATGTTAAAACACAAAGCGGGGCAGTTTGTTATTACCCGCGGCGCAGAGGGAGCGCTTGCCTACGATGGTAGCGAACTCATTGAGATACCCGCACACCAAGTACACGCCATCGACAGCAACGGGGCAGGTGATATGTTTGCAGGCGCGTTTTTATATGCACTCACACGCGGTGAGGATTTTGCCACCTCGGGACGCTTTGGCAGCCTTGCGGCGGGAACCATCGTGAGTCAATATGGTCCTAGATTGAGTGCTGACACCTGTCAGCACTTACGCCAATCTTTCTTTGGTAACTAA
- the prmA gene encoding 50S ribosomal protein L11 methyltransferase, whose amino-acid sequence MAWIQVRARAPKTLHETIEDHLLELGAVSITFQDGADQPVLEPGVGETPLWDNLVILGLFTADTPSESLRSHLQDVFESSCQFDIEILEDRVWEREWEQHYQPIQFSDNLWICPSWCTPPDPSAVNLLLDPGLAFGTGTHPSTAMCLKQLAKQNLQNQMTVDYGCGSGILGIAMLKMGASRFIGVDNDPQALVATTDNAQRNSISTDDFIVVSPELENQHLTPSYADTLVANILAEPLMMLAPKLVEFLKPGGLLVLAGLIESQVPAVSEHYLPAVELHIADQTDEWVCLIGRKRKH is encoded by the coding sequence ATGGCCTGGATCCAAGTTCGAGCGCGTGCGCCCAAGACATTGCACGAAACCATCGAGGACCACTTGCTCGAACTTGGCGCGGTATCCATTACGTTTCAAGATGGCGCCGACCAGCCTGTGCTCGAGCCCGGAGTTGGGGAGACACCTCTTTGGGACAACCTCGTCATTTTGGGGTTATTTACGGCTGATACTCCTAGCGAATCGTTGCGCTCACATCTTCAAGACGTGTTTGAGTCGTCATGTCAGTTTGATATCGAAATCTTGGAAGACCGAGTGTGGGAGCGCGAGTGGGAGCAACACTATCAGCCCATTCAATTTTCCGACAACTTATGGATCTGCCCGAGCTGGTGCACCCCACCCGATCCAAGCGCGGTAAATTTATTACTCGATCCTGGTTTAGCGTTCGGCACTGGCACCCATCCCTCGACAGCGATGTGTTTAAAACAGCTAGCCAAACAAAATCTTCAAAATCAAATGACTGTGGATTACGGTTGTGGATCGGGCATTCTGGGCATTGCCATGCTAAAAATGGGAGCCTCACGATTTATAGGTGTCGACAACGATCCACAGGCGCTCGTTGCAACGACCGATAATGCGCAACGCAATAGCATTTCGACTGACGATTTTATCGTGGTTAGCCCAGAGCTAGAAAATCAACACTTAACGCCCTCTTACGCAGATACTTTAGTCGCCAACATCTTGGCCGAACCTTTGATGATGTTGGCGCCAAAATTAGTCGAATTTTTGAAGCCCGGCGGATTGTTGGTGCTCGCAGGATTGATTGAATCCCAAGTTCCAGCTGTAAGCGAACATTACCTGCCAGCGGTCGAGCTGCATATTGCCGATCAAACCGACGAATGGGTTTGTTTAATCGGGCGCAAGCGTAAGCATTGA
- a CDS encoding copper chaperone PCu(A)C has translation MKFVLQALMLGLSAVCVSDVAASQAQHEQQQASHGSHANELHIMNGWVRALPPTRKVTAAYLTLHNASDTTMTIDGFSSPIAAAAELHDSVLQDGQMRMIKQEALVLAPDEHKTLQPAGLHVMLLGLEAMPKEGDQVEVCVKSGELKSCKAVPVLKMAPMDAMPHHQHH, from the coding sequence ATGAAGTTTGTTTTGCAGGCCCTCATGCTCGGTTTAAGCGCGGTGTGTGTTAGTGATGTGGCGGCGAGTCAGGCGCAACACGAGCAGCAGCAGGCCTCGCATGGTAGTCATGCTAATGAGCTACACATTATGAATGGTTGGGTTCGTGCGCTGCCGCCCACGCGAAAGGTGACTGCGGCGTATCTGACATTGCATAACGCTAGCGATACCACAATGACAATTGACGGGTTTAGTTCACCCATTGCAGCTGCTGCAGAGCTGCATGATTCGGTCCTTCAAGATGGACAGATGCGCATGATCAAGCAGGAGGCTTTGGTGTTGGCGCCCGATGAGCACAAGACATTACAACCTGCTGGTTTGCATGTGATGTTGCTGGGGCTTGAGGCTATGCCGAAAGAGGGCGATCAAGTCGAAGTGTGCGTTAAATCAGGCGAGTTGAAGTCTTGCAAGGCAGTGCCTGTGTTAAAAATGGCTCCTATGGATGCGATGCCGCATCACCAACATCATTAA
- the dusB gene encoding tRNA dihydrouridine synthase DusB, whose protein sequence is MLTIGRHQFDYPVIAAPMAGVSDLPFRRLCLEHGASYAVAEMISANPDTRQTQKSQWRSVIDSNQAHIVQIVGHDPEQLAEAARLNQEAGADIIDINMGCPAKKVCKKAAGSALLANEALVQDILVAVKSAVDIPVTLKIRTGTSPNERNATTIALIAQDAGIAALTIHGRTKACAFKGAVEYDTIAEVVSRVDIPVIANGDITHPDQALKVLNYTGAAGIMVGRGAQGQPWLLGQIKHKWRTGEVLEAPSRETKLHIAYQHVAAIHEFYGDFMGVRFARKHASWYFESMDLDRSVRSSFNRIQHPQEQLDFIQQLTATLRKDAA, encoded by the coding sequence TTGCTGACGATCGGTCGCCATCAATTTGACTATCCCGTCATCGCCGCACCTATGGCTGGCGTGTCAGATTTGCCGTTTCGTCGACTCTGCCTCGAGCACGGCGCGTCCTACGCAGTCGCCGAAATGATCAGTGCCAACCCAGACACGCGCCAAACCCAAAAATCCCAATGGCGCAGCGTCATTGACTCCAACCAAGCTCATATCGTACAGATTGTCGGCCATGACCCCGAACAACTGGCGGAAGCAGCTCGGCTCAACCAGGAAGCTGGCGCCGATATCATCGATATCAATATGGGCTGCCCTGCAAAAAAAGTGTGTAAAAAGGCGGCGGGGTCGGCATTGCTCGCCAACGAAGCCTTAGTACAAGACATTTTAGTCGCAGTAAAGTCTGCCGTAGATATTCCCGTGACCCTCAAAATTCGCACCGGCACATCACCAAACGAGCGCAACGCCACAACCATTGCCCTCATCGCGCAAGACGCTGGCATTGCTGCACTTACAATTCACGGGCGCACCAAAGCCTGCGCGTTTAAAGGTGCCGTCGAATACGATACGATCGCAGAGGTAGTAAGCCGCGTCGATATCCCAGTCATCGCAAATGGTGATATTACCCACCCCGATCAGGCACTTAAGGTGTTAAACTACACGGGTGCTGCCGGGATCATGGTCGGCCGCGGCGCACAGGGTCAACCTTGGTTACTTGGTCAGATAAAGCACAAGTGGCGTACCGGCGAGGTACTAGAAGCGCCCAGTCGTGAAACGAAACTACACATCGCCTACCAGCATGTAGCTGCGATTCATGAATTTTACGGCGACTTTATGGGCGTGCGCTTTGCTCGCAAACACGCCAGCTGGTACTTTGAATCTATGGACCTCGACCGAAGCGTACGATCAAGCTTTAACCGAATTCAGCACCCCCAAGAACAACTGGACTTTATCCAGCAATTAACAGCGACTCTTAGAAAAGATGCGGCGTAA
- a CDS encoding protein-disulfide reductase DsbD family protein produces the protein MDQGIRKLFAVLLLLALPLQSLAQGNFLTASNQDEFLPVEDAYKVQVDLIDAQTLKVLWQIAPEYYLYQHQFAFALKPESRAPGVSARYSAAIDKTDEYFGDVKVYYEFADIDLSTATPIPDGTVLAITSQGCADAGLCYPPRTDYFELQPGAGQVLPLSAEQYRQAQQSLQPRPEVSSQSVWTIMLFALLGGAILNLMPCVFPILSLKVLGFVSADPKENHVHSWYYTAGVVLSFVAFAGLILTLKAAGQAVGWGFQLQSTEFVGLLALLFFAMALALSGLAELGTSFMGLGSSLTQGTNHKSSFFTGVLAVVVASPCTAPFMGTALGFALTQNTATALLVFAALGLGMALPMIALSYSTTLRRWMPKPGAWMVTFRQFLAFPLYMTVIWLLWVAGRQAGVDVFATLLVACLLIALSLWLWSKTGWAKRLSALTFALAILLTFNPPVQTETQSSSGAFSRSEFNTLTAGPQTVFVDVTADWCITCIANEKAVLETAEIQQAFAERNVIYHIIDWTNYDPAVAEFLAEFQRSGIPFYLVYPGNSQPPVILPQILTKEIVLNSIGAQ, from the coding sequence ATGGATCAGGGAATTCGCAAGTTGTTTGCCGTGCTATTACTGCTCGCCCTGCCACTGCAAAGTCTGGCGCAAGGCAACTTTCTAACAGCAAGCAATCAAGATGAGTTCTTACCTGTTGAAGACGCTTACAAGGTTCAAGTCGACCTGATCGATGCACAAACGCTAAAGGTACTGTGGCAAATCGCTCCCGAATACTATCTGTATCAGCATCAGTTTGCATTTGCTCTTAAGCCCGAATCCAGGGCACCGGGGGTAAGCGCTCGCTATTCAGCAGCTATCGATAAAACGGATGAGTATTTCGGCGACGTAAAAGTCTATTACGAGTTTGCTGACATTGACCTAAGCACCGCCACTCCCATACCCGACGGCACGGTGCTTGCCATTACTTCGCAAGGCTGCGCCGATGCGGGCCTGTGCTATCCTCCACGCACGGACTACTTCGAGCTACAGCCTGGGGCCGGACAAGTTTTACCCCTAAGCGCAGAGCAATATCGGCAAGCTCAGCAATCCCTGCAGCCGCGACCGGAAGTCAGCTCGCAAAGCGTATGGACAATAATGCTGTTCGCCTTGCTCGGTGGGGCCATCCTCAACTTAATGCCCTGTGTTTTCCCTATTCTTTCGTTAAAAGTTTTAGGTTTTGTCAGCGCTGATCCGAAGGAAAACCATGTTCACAGCTGGTATTACACCGCAGGCGTTGTTTTAAGTTTTGTGGCATTTGCCGGTCTTATACTGACGTTAAAAGCAGCCGGTCAAGCAGTTGGCTGGGGATTCCAGCTACAAAGCACTGAATTCGTCGGGCTGCTGGCGCTTCTGTTCTTCGCAATGGCGCTCGCTTTATCGGGCCTTGCCGAGCTCGGAACGTCGTTCATGGGCTTAGGCAGCTCGCTCACCCAAGGAACCAACCACAAGAGCAGCTTTTTTACGGGCGTACTTGCGGTCGTGGTAGCAAGCCCCTGCACAGCGCCATTTATGGGCACGGCTTTAGGTTTTGCGCTAACCCAAAATACCGCAACAGCGCTGCTAGTTTTCGCCGCACTCGGGCTAGGCATGGCATTACCCATGATAGCTCTAAGCTACAGCACCACGCTTAGACGTTGGATGCCGAAACCAGGCGCTTGGATGGTCACGTTCCGGCAATTTTTAGCATTCCCACTCTACATGACGGTAATCTGGTTACTTTGGGTTGCAGGGCGCCAAGCAGGCGTGGATGTCTTCGCCACCTTACTGGTTGCCTGCTTGTTAATAGCCTTGTCGCTATGGCTCTGGAGCAAAACAGGTTGGGCAAAACGCTTGTCTGCACTGACCTTCGCACTTGCCATCCTACTAACCTTCAACCCGCCCGTCCAAACCGAAACCCAATCATCAAGTGGCGCGTTTTCGCGCAGCGAGTTCAACACGCTGACAGCCGGGCCGCAGACGGTCTTTGTAGACGTCACCGCCGACTGGTGCATTACGTGCATTGCCAACGAGAAGGCCGTGCTTGAAACTGCGGAAATTCAGCAAGCCTTTGCCGAACGCAATGTCATCTACCACATTATCGACTGGACGAATTACGACCCCGCGGTTGCAGAATTTTTGGCAGAGTTTCAGCGCAGCGGCATACCGTTTTACCTCGTCTATCCAGGAAATAGCCAGCCGCCGGTAATCTTGCCCCAAATTCTCACCAAAGAAATTGTACTGAATTCGATTGGCGCGCAGTAA